GCACTGATTTGCGAAGGCACTGCCGCTGGGGTCGAGCCTTCCGTTGAGGACAAAAGCTCGCTGAACACGGCGGTGAAACGCAGCATCGCCCAGGCCGCGGCCGGACTGGTGAAGCCGGGGCATCGCATTATTCTGGACTCCGGTACCACCACCTTTGAAATAGCCCGCATGCTGCGCCAGCATACGGATGTGATTGCCATGACGAACGGTATGAACGTTGCGAATGCCCTGCTGGAAGCGGATGGGGTAGAACTGCTGATGACCGGTGGACACCTGCGACGCCAGTCGCAATCTTTCTATGGCGACCAGGCGGAACAGTCGTTGCAAAACTACCATTTCGACCTGCTGTTCCTGGGGGTTGATGCCATCGATCTCGATCGCGGCGTGAGCACGCACAACGAGGATGAGGCCCGCCTGAACCGCAAAATGTGCGAAGTGGCCGAGCGTATTATTGTCGTGACTGACTCAAGCAAGTTTAACCGCTCAAGCCTGCATAAAATCATCGATACGCAGCGAATTGATATGATTATCGTTGACGAAGGGATACCGGTTGAAAGCCTGGAGGGGCTGCGTAAGAGCGGGATTGAAGTGGTGCTGGTTTAAAGGGCTTTTCCCCCTCACCCTAACCCTCTCCCACAGGGAGAGGGAACCGTTCGGTGCGATTTTCACCCTCTCTCCTTTGGGGAGAGGGCAGGGTGAGGGGAATAATCACGTCACCGGCGCCGGGTTAAACACCGCCAGCTGATTGTGCAGTCCCCATTGGTCGGAGAAGGTTTTCTTACGTCCACTCGCCACATCCAGAATAAAGTGGAACAGCTTCCAGCCCACCTCCTCAATGCTCTCTTCCCCGGTCGCGATAGTGCCCGCGTTGATATCCATTAAGTCATACCAGCGGTTTGCCAGCTCGGTGCGGGTCGCCATTTTGATCACCGGTACTGCCATCAGGCCGTACGGCGTGCCGCGCCCGGTGGTGAAGACCTGTACCGTAATGCCTGACGCCACCTGCTGCGTGCCGCAGACAAAATCGCTGGCGGGGGTTGCCGCATAGATCAGGCCGCGTTTGGTCGGGCGCTGGCCCGGCGAAAGCACTTCGACAATCGCGCTCTGGCCCGATTTCGCAATCGAACCGAGGGCTTTTTCCACCACGTTTGCCAGGCCGCCTTTTTTATTGCCCGGCGAGGGGTTGGCGCTGCGATCGGTTTTGCCCATATCAAGATAGTTATCGTACCAGGCCATCTCTTCCAGCAGACGTTTGCCGACCTCTTCATTGACGGCGCGCGGCGTGAGCAAATGAATGGCATCGCGTACTTCGGTAACTTCGGAGAACATCACCGTCGCCCCGCAGCGCACTAACAAATCGGACGCATAGCCGACCGCCGGGTTAGCGGTCACGCCGGAGAACGCGTCGCTGCCGCCGCACTGGGTGCCCACTACCAGCTCGGAAGCCGGACAGGTTTCGCGCTGGCGCATGTTCAGTTTGTCGAGATGACGCTCTGCCACCTGAAGAATGTCGTCAACCATTGAGCGAAAGCCGACGTGGTGCTCGTCCTGCAGGCGCACGATGCTGGCGTCGTCGACCGCAATGGCTTTGACATCTTCGGTGCCCTGGAGCAGGCGCTCAGGCTGGAGTTTTTCACAGCCCAGACCAATCACCATAACCTCGCCGCCAAAGTTGGGGTTCAGGGCGATATTGTGAATAGTACGAATCGGGACCACGGCAGCGGGGGCGTTGATGGCTACGCCGCAGCCGTAGAGATGGTTCAGACCCACCACGCCGTCGACGTTGGGGTATTTCGGCAGCAGGTCGCGCTCAATGATCTTCACCACGTAATCCACCACGCCCGCCACGCAGTGCACGCTGGTGGTAATACCGAGCAGGTTTTTGGTGCCGACGCTGCCGTCCGCATTGCGGTAGCCTTCAAAGGTATAGCCTTCCAGCGGCGGCAGCGGCTCCGGTACGCGGGTCGCCAGCGGCAGGGTGTTCAGTGGCGGCGCGGTTGGCAGCTCAACCAGGGACTCCTCAATCC
This region of Enterobacter cancerogenus genomic DNA includes:
- a CDS encoding DeoR family transcriptional regulator, translated to MSSTDSSAEKRITGTSERREHIIQRLRAQGSVQVNDLSSLYGVSTVTIRNDLAFLEKQGIAVRAYGGALICEGTAAGVEPSVEDKSSLNTAVKRSIAQAAAGLVKPGHRIILDSGTTTFEIARMLRQHTDVIAMTNGMNVANALLEADGVELLMTGGHLRRQSQSFYGDQAEQSLQNYHFDLLFLGVDAIDLDRGVSTHNEDEARLNRKMCEVAERIIVVTDSSKFNRSSLHKIIDTQRIDMIIVDEGIPVESLEGLRKSGIEVVLV
- the garD gene encoding galactarate dehydratase codes for the protein MADIEIRQASPTAFYIKVHDTDNVAIIVNDNGLKAGTRFPDGLELIEHIPQGHKVALVDIPAHGEIVRYGEVIGYAARAIAQGSWIEESLVELPTAPPLNTLPLATRVPEPLPPLEGYTFEGYRNADGSVGTKNLLGITTSVHCVAGVVDYVVKIIERDLLPKYPNVDGVVGLNHLYGCGVAINAPAAVVPIRTIHNIALNPNFGGEVMVIGLGCEKLQPERLLQGTEDVKAIAVDDASIVRLQDEHHVGFRSMVDDILQVAERHLDKLNMRQRETCPASELVVGTQCGGSDAFSGVTANPAVGYASDLLVRCGATVMFSEVTEVRDAIHLLTPRAVNEEVGKRLLEEMAWYDNYLDMGKTDRSANPSPGNKKGGLANVVEKALGSIAKSGQSAIVEVLSPGQRPTKRGLIYAATPASDFVCGTQQVASGITVQVFTTGRGTPYGLMAVPVIKMATRTELANRWYDLMDINAGTIATGEESIEEVGWKLFHFILDVASGRKKTFSDQWGLHNQLAVFNPAPVT